From a region of the Buteo buteo chromosome 7, bButBut1.hap1.1, whole genome shotgun sequence genome:
- the HASPIN gene encoding serine/threonine-protein kinase haspin gives MPLQPRLLRTYSRRGGHLRPLPPPARWLSPPEDRKRFFSSTSAGSSAASASSSALTPPSDDPDFSPPGKRLRQPLGKRPARPWSLRTRRGDGEKENRLLGPPVLASPSPSPSPSPPPRGAAAPLRRRQGAPCGAGRPLLCSTPQWPPPRRRRRRAPATELGSLVLFSTTVESGSGLDGSLELRSLPPRQRTASSRRALSSSESCREDSEQLPLSPGVDGVREEGARRSRPNGTGGRRETGPALQESGRVLRASVRGPCRAPGPLSPQKATGTPQAALPTLDGGPQRSAPYEGADSDKSCDELRRPSTQGSLSCQRGTPKKYQLTPVVVLDPQEVPVWLMSMKLNEKAGIQPACQQPVSPLGPQGILENTHKSTKAVSGEGSTCRKACISGFSASRWGRQTRLRPKRHKTKRQQQPNNSFFRPQRKQKGMKKGVLEMSVDKRDNDYSFLNGSHSWGRVRASLSFHKKKKVTTEESSCNSILSTPSVKSQLSGHQGTVSAGRTQCSTWSASSMVLLAPRSSCSVLELMLTDAEKVFGECHQEGPITFQDCIPLDKMRDCKKIGEGVFGEVFQIDSERGAVALKIIPIEGTEKVNGESQKSFGEILPEIIISKELSLLSEESRNRTIGFISLYSVHCVQGAYPKYLLEAWDKYHKVRGSENDRPDLFGDEQLFIVLEFEFGGSDLENMRNMFSSVASAKSILHQVTASLAVAEQELHFEHRDLHWGNVLVKKTDAKELNYVLNGATHTIPTAGIHVNIIDYTLSRLEKDGLTVFCDLSTDEELFQGTGDYQFDIYRQMKAENSNSWTDYHPHSNVLWLHYLSCKLLKDMGYKKKESSSAMRKIKKQLVKFRKEVLTFESANEVLQNSSLFQ, from the coding sequence atGCCGCTCCAGCCGCGCCTGCTCCGCACCTATTCGCGGCGGGGAGGGCACCTCCGCCCGCTACCGCCGCCGGCCCGATGGCTTTCGCCCCCTGAAGACCGCAAGCGGTTCTTCAGCTCGACCTCGGCCGGCTCCAGCGCCGCCTCAGCCAGCTCCAGCGCCCTGACCCCCCCTTCGGATGACCCCGACTTCTCGCCGCCGGGTAAACGCCTCCGACAGCCTCTGGGTAAGCGCCCCGCCCGTCCTTGGAGCCTGCGGACCCGCCGCGGCGACGGAGAGAAGGAAAACCGTCTGCTGGGGCCGCCGGTCCTCGCCTCCCCGTCGCCGTCGCCGTCCCCGTCGCCGCccccgcgcggcgccgccgctcccctccgccgccgccagggggcgccctGCGGGGCGGGGCGCCCCCTGCTGTGCAGCACCCCCCAGTGgccgcccccgcgccgccgccgccgccgggccccggcgACCGAGCTGGGCTCCCTCGTCCTGTTCAGCACCACCGTGGAGAGCGGCTCCGGGCTGGACGGTAGCCTGGAGCTCCGCTCCTTACCGCCCAGGCAGAGGACTGCCTCGTCCCGCAGGGCTCTGAGCTCGTCGGAGTCCTGTCGGGAAGATTCGGAGCAGCTCCCGTTATCGCCGGGGGTTGACGGCGTGAGGGAAGAGGGGGCTCGACGGTCCCGTCCAAACGGCacgggcgggcggcgggagaCGGGCCCGGCGTTGCAGGAGTCCGGTAGGGTTCTGAGGGCGTCGGTGCGGGGACCCTGCCGGGCACCAGGTCCCTTGTCCCCACAGAAAGCCACCGGCACTCCTCAGGCAGCGCTGCCCACCCTGGACGGTGGGCCGCAGCGCTCTGCACCGTACGAGGGTGCCGATTCGGATAAATCGTGTGATGAGCTAAGGAGGCCTTCAACACAAGGAAGCTTGAGTTGTCAGAGAGGCACACCCAAGAAGTACCAGCTTACGCCAGTGGTGGTCTTGGACCCTCAAGAAGTGCCAGTGTGGCTGATGAGCATGAAACTCAACGAAAAGGCAGGTATTCAACCTGCCTGCCAGCAGCCGGTATCTCCTTTGGGCCCTCAAGGAATCTTGGAGAATACACATAAAAGTACCAAAGCTGTTTCTGGAGAGGGAAGTACCTGTAGAAAAGCTTGCATCAGCGGCTTCAGTGCCAGCCGGTGGGGGAGGCAAACAAGGCTCCGACCAAAAAGGCACAAAACTAAGAGACAGCAGCAGCCTAACAACTCCTTTTTCAGACCACAGAGGAAGCAAAAAGGAATGAAGAAGGGTGTTCTGGAGATGTCTGTAGACAAAAGAGACAATGACTATTCATTCCTCAATGGCTCCCATTCCTGGGGTAGAGTTCGAGCATCTTTGTCTTTCCATAAGAAGAAGAAAGTTACCACAGAAGAGAGTTCCTGCAACAGCATCCTTTCTACCCCTTCTGTGAAATCCCAGTTGTCAGGGCACCAAGGAACCGTATCTGCTGGTAGGACTCAGTGCTCCACTTGGTCTGCTTCCTCCATGGTCCTGCTGGCTCCAAGGAGTTCCTGTTCTGTCCTGGAGCTAATGCTTACAGATGCAGAGAAGGTGTTTGGGGAATGCCACCAGGAGGGGCCTATCACTTTTCAGGACTGCATTCCTTTAGATAAGATGAGAGATTGCAAGAAAATTGGAGAAGGGGTGTTCGGAGAGGTCTTCCAGATTGACAGTGAGAGAGGAGCTGTGGccttaaaaataattcccaTTGAGGGGACTGAAAAAGTAAATGGTGAATCTCAAAAGAGCTTTGGAGAAATTCTGCCTGAGataataatttcaaaagaacTCAGTCTTCTGTCTGAAGAGTCTAGGAATAGGACTATTGGGTTCATCAGCTTGTACTCCGTGCACTGTGTTCAAGGGGCCTACCCTAAGTATCTCCTAGAAGCCTGGGACAAATACCACAAAGTAAGGGGATCAGAAAATGATCGGCCAGACCTTTTTGGGGACGAGCAGCTCTTCATCGTTCTGGAGTTTGAATTTGGAGGCAGTGACTTGGAGAATATGAGAAACATGTTCAGTTCAGTGGCATCggcaaaaagcattttgcacCAGGTCACTGCTTCCCTGGCTGTGGCAGAACAGGAACTGCACTTTGAGCACAGAGACTTGCACTGGGGGAATGTGCTggtaaagaaaacagatgcaaagGAGCTTAATTATGTCTTGAATGGGGCAACGCACACAATCCCCACAGCGGGGATTCATGTCAACATCATAGATTATACCTTGTCTCGGCTGGAGAAGGATGGGTTAACTGTGTTTTGTGATCTTTCCACTGACGAAGAACTGTTTCAAGGCACAGGGGACTACCAGTTTGATATCTACAGGCAAATGAAAGCGGAGAACTCAAACAGCTGGACTGACTATCACCCACACAGCAACGTCCTCTGGCTGCACTACTTGTCATGCAAACTTTTGAAAGACATGGGCTACAAGAAAAAGGAATCGTCCTCTGCcatgaggaaaataaagaagcagCTCGTTAAGTTCCGCAAAGAAGTACTGACCTTTGAGTCTGCCAATGAAGTTTTACAAAACAGCAGCCTCTTCCAGTAG
- the P2RX5 gene encoding P2X purinoceptor 5 isoform X1, whose product MGQVAWKGLFLSLFDYKTEKYVIAKNKKVGILYRVVQLSILAYLVGWVFVVKKGYQDTDTSLQSSVITKLKGVAFTNTSELGERLWDVADYVIPPQGENVFFVMTNLIVTPNQRQATCPEVGRTEPLGPQTPTKLGSGSIPDALCYKDGDCLAGEAVVAGNGVKTGRCSKDRDSIRGTCEILAWCPVEKRSKPKKPLLASAENFTVYIKNSIRFPKFKFSKMNVLATDNESYLKTCRYSTEHPYCPIFLLGNIVRWAGSDFQEMASEGGVIGIQIEWNCDLDKAPSECNPHYSFSRLDNKFAEKSISSGYNFRFAKYYRDAEGVDYRTLIKAYGIRFDVMVNGKAGKFNIIPTIINIGSGLALMGAGAFFCDLVLLYLIKKSNFYRGKKYEEVKSSSRKSLSSPTLNGNQSPDQLGGL is encoded by the exons ATGGGGCAGGTGGCTTGGAAGGGTTTATTTCTATCGCTTTTTGATTATAAAACGGAGAAATACGTCATTGCAAAGAACAAGAAGGTGGGGATTCTCTATCGAGTGGTGCAGCTCTCCATCCTGGCTTACCTGGTGGG gtgGGTGTTTGTTGTCAAGAAAGGCTATCAGGACACAGACACGTCCCTCCAGAGCTCTGTCATCACCAAGCTGAAAGGAGTAGCTTTCACCAACACCTCGGAGCTGGGGGAGAGGCTGTGGGATGTTGCAGACTACGTCATCCCTCCACAG GGTGAAAATGTCTTCTTTGTCATGACGAATCTGATTGTGACCCCAAACCAGAGGCAAGCCACATGTCCTGAGGTAGGAAGAACTGAGCCCCTTGGCCCCCAGACCCCTACAAAACTGGGG AGTGGCAGCATTCCCGATGCCCTGTGTTACAAGGACGGGGACTGCCTGGCAGGGGAAGCAGTGGTGGCTGGCAATG GGGTTAAGACTGGTCGTTGTTCGAAAGACAGGGACAGCATCAGAGGGACTTGTGAGATACTGGCCTGGTGCCCAGTGGAGAAAAGATCCAAGCCCAA GAAACCACTTCTCGCCAGTGCAGAAAACTTCACTGTTTACATCAAGAACTCGATCCGCTTCCCCAAGTTTAAGTTCTCCAA GATGAATGTGCTGGCAACCGACAATGAGTCCTACCTGAAGACCTGCCGCTACAGCACAGAGCATCCCTACTGCCCCATCTTCCTCCTGGGGAACATCGTCCGATGGGCTGGGAGCGACTTCCAGGAAATGGCCTCGGAG GGTGGTGTGATAGGAATTCAGATTGAATGGAACTGTGATCTTGATAAAGCCCCTTCTGAATGTAATCCTCACTATTCTTTTAGCCGGCTGGATAACAAGTTTGCAGAAAAGTCCATCTCTTCTGGGTACAACTTCAG GTTTGCCAAATATTACCGGGATGCTGAGGGGGTCGACTACCGGACGCTCATTAAAGCGTATGGAATCCGCTTTGATGTGATGGTGAATGGCAAG gcaGGGAAATTTAACATCATTCCCACCATTATCAATATCGGTTCGGGGCTTGCTCTCATGGGAGCG GGAGCTTTCTTTTGTGACCTGGTGCTGCTGTATCTGATTAAAAAGAGTAACTTCTATCGAGGCAAAAAATACGAGGAAGTAAA GTCCAGTTCCAGGAAATCACTATCTAGCCCTACACTGAATGGGAATCAGAGCCCTGACCAGCTCGGTGGGCTCTAG
- the P2RX5 gene encoding P2X purinoceptor 5 isoform X2: MGQVAWKGLFLSLFDYKTEKYVIAKNKKVGILYRVVQLSILAYLVGWVFVVKKGYQDTDTSLQSSVITKLKGVAFTNTSELGERLWDVADYVIPPQGENVFFVMTNLIVTPNQRQATCPESGSIPDALCYKDGDCLAGEAVVAGNGVKTGRCSKDRDSIRGTCEILAWCPVEKRSKPKKPLLASAENFTVYIKNSIRFPKFKFSKMNVLATDNESYLKTCRYSTEHPYCPIFLLGNIVRWAGSDFQEMASEGGVIGIQIEWNCDLDKAPSECNPHYSFSRLDNKFAEKSISSGYNFRFAKYYRDAEGVDYRTLIKAYGIRFDVMVNGKAGKFNIIPTIINIGSGLALMGAGAFFCDLVLLYLIKKSNFYRGKKYEEVKSSSRKSLSSPTLNGNQSPDQLGGL; the protein is encoded by the exons ATGGGGCAGGTGGCTTGGAAGGGTTTATTTCTATCGCTTTTTGATTATAAAACGGAGAAATACGTCATTGCAAAGAACAAGAAGGTGGGGATTCTCTATCGAGTGGTGCAGCTCTCCATCCTGGCTTACCTGGTGGG gtgGGTGTTTGTTGTCAAGAAAGGCTATCAGGACACAGACACGTCCCTCCAGAGCTCTGTCATCACCAAGCTGAAAGGAGTAGCTTTCACCAACACCTCGGAGCTGGGGGAGAGGCTGTGGGATGTTGCAGACTACGTCATCCCTCCACAG GGTGAAAATGTCTTCTTTGTCATGACGAATCTGATTGTGACCCCAAACCAGAGGCAAGCCACATGTCCTGAG AGTGGCAGCATTCCCGATGCCCTGTGTTACAAGGACGGGGACTGCCTGGCAGGGGAAGCAGTGGTGGCTGGCAATG GGGTTAAGACTGGTCGTTGTTCGAAAGACAGGGACAGCATCAGAGGGACTTGTGAGATACTGGCCTGGTGCCCAGTGGAGAAAAGATCCAAGCCCAA GAAACCACTTCTCGCCAGTGCAGAAAACTTCACTGTTTACATCAAGAACTCGATCCGCTTCCCCAAGTTTAAGTTCTCCAA GATGAATGTGCTGGCAACCGACAATGAGTCCTACCTGAAGACCTGCCGCTACAGCACAGAGCATCCCTACTGCCCCATCTTCCTCCTGGGGAACATCGTCCGATGGGCTGGGAGCGACTTCCAGGAAATGGCCTCGGAG GGTGGTGTGATAGGAATTCAGATTGAATGGAACTGTGATCTTGATAAAGCCCCTTCTGAATGTAATCCTCACTATTCTTTTAGCCGGCTGGATAACAAGTTTGCAGAAAAGTCCATCTCTTCTGGGTACAACTTCAG GTTTGCCAAATATTACCGGGATGCTGAGGGGGTCGACTACCGGACGCTCATTAAAGCGTATGGAATCCGCTTTGATGTGATGGTGAATGGCAAG gcaGGGAAATTTAACATCATTCCCACCATTATCAATATCGGTTCGGGGCTTGCTCTCATGGGAGCG GGAGCTTTCTTTTGTGACCTGGTGCTGCTGTATCTGATTAAAAAGAGTAACTTCTATCGAGGCAAAAAATACGAGGAAGTAAA GTCCAGTTCCAGGAAATCACTATCTAGCCCTACACTGAATGGGAATCAGAGCCCTGACCAGCTCGGTGGGCTCTAG
- the EMC6 gene encoding ER membrane protein complex subunit 6 yields the protein MAAVVAKREGPQFISEAAVRGNAAILDYCRTSVSALSGATAGILGLTGLHGFIFYFLASVLLSVLLVLKAGRRWNKYFKSRRPLFTGGLIGGLFTYVLFWTFLYGMVHVY from the coding sequence ATGGCCGCGGTGGTGGCCAAACGCGAAGGGCCGCAGTTCATCAGCGAAGCGGCGGTGCGGGGGAACGCCGCCATCCTGGACTATTGCAGGACGTCTGTGTCGGCCCTGTCGGGTGCCACGGCGGGGATTCTTGGCCTGACCGGCCTGCACGGCTTCATCTTCTACTTCCTGGCTTCCGTCCTCCTCTCCGTGCTCTTGGTCTTAAAAGCCGGACGACGATGGAACAAGTACTTTAAATCCCGGAGGCCGCTTTTCACGGGGGGGCTTATAGGAGGGCTTTTCACATATGTCCTGTTCTGGACTTTCCTGTACGGCATGGTTCACGTCTACTAA
- the TAX1BP3 gene encoding tax1-binding protein 3, whose translation MSYVPGQPVTAVVQRIEIHKLRQGDNLILGFSIGGGIDQDPTQNPFSEDKTDKGIYVTRVTEGGPAEVAGLQIGDKIMQVNGWDMTMVTHDQARKRLTKRNEEVVRLLVTRQSLQKAVQQSMMS comes from the exons aTGTCGTACGTACCGGGACAGCCGGTCACCGCCGTGGTG caaAGAATTGAAATACATAAGCTTCGTCAAGGTGACAATTTGATTCTGGGCTTCAGCATTGGAGGTGGCATTGATCAGGATCCTACTCAGAATCCGTTCTCCGAAGACAAGACCGACAAG ggtaTCTATGTAACAAGGGTGACGGAAGGAGGCCCAGCAGAAGTTGCAGGACTTCAGATTGGAGATAAGATCATGCAG GTGAATGGCTGGGATATGACAATGGTGACCCATGACCAAGCTAGGAAGAGACTGACAAAAAGGAACGAAGAAGTGGTACGGCTGCTGGTGACCAGACAATCTCTCCAGAAGGCTGTGCAACAATCCATGATGTCCTAA